A single window of Sphingobacterium sp. ML3W DNA harbors:
- a CDS encoding Smr/MutS family protein: protein MKKPAVQIDLHAEAFLSDWEDYTADELANESLIYMRDMLDAAIYWDMPEIKFVHGKGKGILKRMIYDELKFYKDQGAISHYHPTYHNEDIVVVIIGF, encoded by the coding sequence ATGAAAAAACCTGCTGTACAAATAGATTTACACGCTGAAGCCTTTCTTTCCGACTGGGAAGATTATACGGCTGACGAATTAGCAAATGAATCCCTTATCTATATGCGCGATATGTTGGACGCTGCTATTTATTGGGATATGCCAGAAATAAAGTTTGTGCATGGGAAAGGAAAAGGTATCTTAAAAAGAATGATCTACGATGAATTAAAATTCTATAAAGATCAGGGTGCCATCTCACATTACCATCCTACATACCATAATGAAGACATTGTCGTCGTGATTATTGGATTTTGA
- a CDS encoding response regulator transcription factor translates to MKILLIEDEVALSQVIMESLLAEKHRVEQAFDYESALEKIALYTYDCILLDIMLPGGSGLQLMEKIKENGKDESVIILSAKDSVDDKVKGLELGADDYLAKPFHLAELHARIKSIIRRKNQHGDDILVYKNIAVNTTDRSITVNGKPVTLNRKEFDLLYYFIIRPTKLIQKNSLAESIWGDHIDQADSLDFIYSQIKNLRKKLKDSQADIDIQAVYGIGYKLI, encoded by the coding sequence ATGAAGATACTATTGATAGAAGATGAAGTCGCTTTAAGCCAAGTCATCATGGAATCCTTACTAGCGGAAAAACACCGTGTAGAGCAAGCTTTTGACTACGAAAGTGCTCTTGAGAAAATAGCCCTCTATACCTATGATTGCATTTTACTGGATATCATGTTGCCAGGTGGATCAGGTTTACAACTTATGGAGAAAATAAAAGAAAATGGGAAGGATGAATCTGTGATCATTTTATCTGCCAAAGATTCCGTTGACGACAAAGTCAAGGGACTAGAGTTGGGTGCTGATGATTATTTAGCTAAACCCTTTCATTTGGCGGAACTACATGCGCGGATCAAATCCATTATACGTAGAAAAAATCAGCATGGCGACGATATTTTGGTTTATAAAAATATTGCCGTTAACACGACAGACAGGAGCATAACAGTCAATGGAAAACCCGTCACCCTCAATAGAAAGGAATTTGACCTTTTGTATTACTTTATCATCAGGCCTACCAAACTCATTCAAAAAAACAGTTTGGCCGAATCTATCTGGGGAGACCATATCGATCAGGCCGATAGTCTAGATTTTATCTATTCCCAAATCAAAAATCTAAGAAAAAAATTAAAAGATAGCCAAGCCGATATCGATATTCAAGCCGTTTATGGAATCGGATATAAATTAATTTAA
- a CDS encoding sensor histidine kinase: protein MTKSLKNYTIRYITIMILIVIAVWALLFYAFIMEEVYDNVDDGLKNQKIEIIRAAYNDETILKIDTFGINQFKITKASQQIQQGKKNTFKNDLIYMPYDEDMEPYRILNTYFYGKDKQLYHLEIRTSTVEEDELQYDLATALIVLYILIIISILSINTLVFHRAFKPFYQILDKLEKYHFGKLKATQTIKSNVREFILLDSEIDKMLDRNEKIFQQQKLFIENAAHELQTPLAISTNKLELLLEDERLSEQQLIAISETKEALERMIKLNKALLMLSRIENNQFESTDKVIFNSLIHQICDELADLIEYKGITVEIADHGTFILEFNSDLATILLSNLIRNAITYNKPKDGLIKIDIHGDSFSIANTGNNTALPPNSIFNRFHKENSAINSNGLGLSIVKTIIDTSSKIEIHYSYSNSFHVFNIQKL from the coding sequence ATGACGAAATCACTCAAAAACTATACGATACGCTATATCACGATCATGATTTTGATCGTGATTGCCGTATGGGCGTTATTATTCTATGCCTTTATCATGGAGGAGGTTTACGATAATGTTGATGATGGATTAAAAAATCAAAAAATAGAAATTATCCGAGCGGCTTATAATGATGAGACAATCTTAAAGATTGATACATTCGGTATCAATCAATTCAAGATTACAAAAGCCTCCCAACAAATACAACAAGGTAAGAAAAACACGTTTAAGAACGACCTGATTTACATGCCATATGACGAGGATATGGAACCTTACCGCATCTTAAACACTTACTTCTATGGAAAAGACAAACAATTATATCATTTAGAAATTCGAACCTCTACTGTCGAAGAAGACGAATTACAATATGATCTCGCTACTGCATTAATTGTTCTCTATATTTTAATTATCATAAGTATCCTTTCAATAAATACCTTAGTCTTTCATCGCGCATTTAAACCATTTTATCAAATATTGGATAAATTAGAAAAATATCATTTTGGTAAATTAAAAGCGACACAAACTATAAAAAGCAATGTTAGAGAGTTTATTTTATTGGACTCGGAGATTGATAAAATGTTGGATCGTAATGAAAAGATATTCCAGCAGCAAAAATTATTTATTGAAAATGCCGCACATGAGCTACAGACACCTTTAGCGATCTCTACCAATAAACTCGAATTATTACTGGAAGATGAACGATTAAGTGAACAACAATTAATCGCCATCAGTGAGACCAAAGAAGCCCTGGAACGCATGATTAAGTTGAACAAAGCCTTACTCATGCTTTCGCGTATTGAAAACAATCAATTTGAAAGTACAGATAAGGTAATATTCAATTCTCTTATCCATCAAATTTGTGATGAGTTAGCAGACTTGATAGAATATAAAGGAATAACGGTCGAGATAGCTGACCACGGTACATTTATCCTAGAATTTAATTCGGACCTTGCTACTATTTTGCTATCTAACCTAATCCGTAATGCCATTACTTACAATAAACCGAAAGATGGTCTGATTAAAATTGATATCCACGGCGATTCTTTTTCTATCGCTAATACGGGTAATAATACAGCATTGCCTCCAAATAGTATCTTCAATCGGTTCCATAAAGAAAATAGTGCAATAAATTCAAACGGTTTAGGCCTTTCGATTGTTAAAACAATTATAGATACAAGTAGCAAAATTGAAATACACTACTCATACTCAAATAGTTTTCATGTTTTTAACATACAAAAGCTATAA
- a CDS encoding PepSY-like domain-containing protein — MNKIKTIAIVALVGLSTITFAQKKVINSNELPANAQTFIKNNFATNQISSTIEEKEKLFSKEYKVILNNGTKIEFDKSGNWEEVDGEKTAIPLKIVPTAIQNYVTKSFPDTQIVKIKKSSRKYEVEISNGIDLEFNKKGEFIRIDD, encoded by the coding sequence ATGAACAAAATTAAAACAATAGCCATCGTCGCACTAGTAGGGCTATCGACGATTACATTTGCACAAAAAAAAGTAATCAACAGTAACGAGTTGCCCGCAAATGCACAGACATTCATCAAAAACAATTTTGCTACTAATCAAATCAGTAGTACGATTGAAGAAAAAGAAAAACTCTTTTCAAAGGAATACAAAGTAATCCTAAACAATGGTACAAAAATCGAATTTGATAAATCTGGAAATTGGGAAGAAGTTGATGGTGAAAAAACAGCAATTCCTTTAAAAATCGTTCCGACAGCGATTCAAAATTATGTAACTAAAAGTTTTCCCGATACACAAATCGTAAAAATAAAAAAATCATCACGTAAATACGAAGTCGAAATATCAAATGGTATTGATTTAGAGTTTAATAAAAAAGGAGAATTTATCCGAATTGATGATTAA
- a CDS encoding PepSY-like domain-containing protein: protein MKKLIIGFVALLTIVFITVSCDDKDDDHQIPSTSLPAPAIGFLDMNFKDIKIRNVEKKNPNQANGTVYSVELVNGIEVDFDQEGIWKEVESDNNTAIPTGFILPSIVSYVTTNYTTAQITAIDKVATGFEVDLTNDIDLLFDVNGDFVKIVL, encoded by the coding sequence ATGAAAAAATTAATTATAGGATTCGTAGCTCTGCTTACTATCGTATTCATTACGGTATCCTGCGACGACAAGGACGATGATCACCAAATACCAAGCACCTCTTTACCTGCTCCAGCGATAGGTTTTCTTGATATGAATTTTAAAGATATCAAAATTCGTAATGTAGAGAAAAAGAATCCAAATCAGGCAAATGGAACTGTTTACAGCGTTGAATTAGTAAATGGTATAGAAGTGGATTTTGATCAGGAAGGAATTTGGAAAGAGGTAGAGTCTGATAATAATACCGCCATACCCACAGGTTTTATATTGCCATCCATTGTCAGTTATGTAACTACAAATTATACAACTGCACAAATCACGGCTATCGACAAAGTTGCTACCGGATTTGAAGTCGACCTCACAAATGATATCGATTTACTATTCGATGTTAATGGTGATTTTGTAAAAATAGTTTTATAA
- a CDS encoding DUF1080 domain-containing protein, with translation MLKNRLKYSVLFCLLGAGVSSCQNQEQKKVQEVQHNPAQQVVPELAKALIGRWDLNVDKDGKVAPSWIEVKLSGFNTLVGTYVGDSGSARPVSHVKFENGKFSFAIPPQWEGGEGDFVIEGEVTATGIKGTVTSNKGISHNFTGEKAPYLNRTGTVQWGEAIELFNGKDLTGWKPVGGDNNWSVKDGILTSDKAGANLITDEKFEDFKLEAEFRYAEGGNSGIYLRGRYELQIEDSPKDQHPGSLYFGAIYGFLAPNEMVALGPNEWQKYEVTLVGRLVTVVANGKTIINNQEIPGITGGALDSKEGEPGPIYLQGDHAPIEFRKIKITPAKK, from the coding sequence ATGTTAAAAAATCGTTTAAAATATAGTGTTCTCTTTTGTTTATTGGGAGCAGGTGTAAGTTCATGTCAAAATCAAGAACAAAAAAAAGTGCAGGAAGTTCAACATAATCCAGCGCAGCAAGTTGTACCTGAATTAGCGAAGGCTTTAATTGGCCGTTGGGATTTAAATGTGGATAAAGATGGAAAAGTAGCTCCTTCTTGGATTGAGGTCAAGCTGTCTGGGTTTAATACTTTAGTAGGTACTTATGTAGGAGATAGTGGTAGTGCTCGTCCTGTTTCTCATGTGAAGTTTGAAAATGGAAAATTCTCGTTTGCTATTCCTCCTCAATGGGAAGGCGGTGAAGGTGACTTTGTAATTGAAGGTGAAGTGACGGCAACAGGAATAAAAGGAACAGTGACATCAAATAAAGGAATCAGCCATAATTTTACAGGCGAGAAAGCACCTTATTTGAATCGTACAGGTACAGTACAGTGGGGTGAGGCTATTGAGCTATTCAACGGTAAAGATTTGACAGGGTGGAAGCCAGTTGGTGGTGATAATAATTGGTCGGTGAAAGATGGTATCTTAACGAGTGATAAAGCAGGTGCTAATTTAATAACAGATGAAAAGTTTGAAGATTTCAAACTGGAAGCAGAGTTTAGATATGCAGAAGGTGGTAATTCGGGGATTTATTTGAGAGGTCGCTATGAATTGCAAATCGAAGATAGTCCTAAGGATCAGCACCCTGGTAGCCTTTATTTTGGTGCTATCTACGGGTTTTTAGCACCAAATGAAATGGTGGCTTTGGGGCCAAATGAATGGCAAAAATATGAAGTAACGCTTGTAGGCCGATTGGTAACTGTGGTAGCAAATGGTAAGACCATCATCAATAATCAAGAGATTCCGGGTATCACAGGCGGCGCTTTAGATAGCAAAGAGGGTGAGCCAGGACCAATCTATTTACAAGGGGATCACGCTCCCATAGAGTTTAGAAAGATAAAAATTACACCAGCTAAAAAATAA
- a CDS encoding calcium:proton antiporter: MKTIVTTKTIVRLLIIWIVVIGLMLFENQLFKTTLSSTTAVVLFMVLLTTILTASFGVVKEADELAHKLGEPFGTLILTLSIVAIEVVLIAAVMLGPAESPTIGKDSIFSVMMIIMNLVVGLCILLGSSKHQEQEYNAQGTLTYFSMIVILGGTSLLLPNFIKGSGDGSFTTVQALFISTIIILVYVAFLRYQLKGYHHLYIQPMAGTLEIKYPKQKLNSQLDQDHTNLDNKKQIWIRSILLLLMILPIVLLSHQMAIVVDYGIETIQLPLALGGILIAIIVFTPESITAVKAAINNEFQRSINLCHGAFVSTVGLTVPAVLLVGLLKGKLVLFGLSDTETVLFVMTLLLSLISFLGKRTTPILGVIHLALFAIYMLLVFNP, from the coding sequence ATGAAAACAATAGTAACAACAAAAACAATCGTTCGATTACTGATTATATGGATCGTTGTGATTGGATTAATGCTATTTGAAAACCAACTATTCAAAACCACACTGTCATCAACAACAGCGGTCGTTCTATTTATGGTGCTCCTTACTACCATTCTAACGGCATCTTTTGGAGTTGTAAAAGAAGCCGATGAACTAGCACATAAACTAGGGGAACCTTTTGGTACTTTAATCCTCACCCTTTCTATCGTTGCGATAGAAGTCGTACTCATAGCTGCCGTTATGCTTGGACCGGCGGAATCACCGACGATAGGTAAAGACTCTATATTTTCTGTGATGATGATTATCATGAATCTAGTTGTCGGACTCTGCATCTTATTGGGAAGTAGTAAACATCAAGAGCAAGAGTACAATGCGCAAGGTACGTTGACCTATTTCTCTATGATTGTGATATTAGGAGGTACTTCGCTTTTATTGCCAAATTTTATCAAAGGAAGCGGCGATGGATCATTTACTACTGTACAGGCTTTATTCATATCTACTATCATCATTCTTGTATACGTAGCTTTTCTACGTTATCAACTTAAAGGATATCACCATCTTTATATACAACCTATGGCAGGAACCCTAGAAATAAAGTATCCAAAACAAAAATTAAATTCCCAGTTGGACCAAGACCATACAAATTTAGATAATAAAAAACAGATCTGGATACGTTCTATTTTATTGTTGCTCATGATTTTACCGATTGTGTTATTATCGCATCAAATGGCTATAGTCGTGGACTATGGCATCGAAACGATCCAACTTCCATTAGCATTGGGAGGTATATTGATAGCAATTATTGTCTTTACACCAGAATCAATAACAGCCGTCAAAGCTGCTATAAACAATGAATTCCAGCGCAGCATCAATTTGTGTCATGGTGCATTTGTTTCAACTGTAGGTCTCACTGTGCCAGCTGTCCTACTTGTGGGGCTTCTAAAGGGAAAATTAGTCCTATTTGGATTATCAGACACAGAAACTGTTTTATTTGTGATGACACTCCTCTTAAGTCTAATCTCATTCTTAGGCAAGAGGACAACGCCTATTTTAGGGGTCATTCATTTAGCACTATTCGCAATTTATATGCTATTGGTATTTAATCCTTGA
- a CDS encoding aminopeptidase P family protein, with the protein MFEKEIYIKRRSELSSKFSSGLLLFLGNIENPINFEHNTYPFRQDSSFLYYMGIKSPKLAAVVDIEAGETVLFGDEMSIDDIVWMGQQQTLNEKAQWVGITSLRPFRDLHQYLEKAKKNNKPVHYLPPYQSHNKLLLQQLLNLAIDEIKPSVALIQAVVSQRNIKAAEEIVELEKAVDVAVDMHRLAIKMTRPGMHEFEISNAMQHFAQNKQMSLSYPPIVTKHGEILHNHIQYHKIKAGDMLLNDSGVETALGYASDLTRTFPVGKRFNPLQEELYTIVLHAFKTAEAELAPDVAFKNIHLRACEALAEGLIQIGFMKGNAQDAVANHAHSLFFQCGLGHMLGLDVHDMEDLGEQYVGYTADEPKDTETFGIKSLRLGKKLEVGNVVTVEPGIYIIPELIQLWGQQNLHSDYINYDFLSKHLDIGGIRIEDDYVIQDSGYHRLGKYLEREIHEIYELKDQGTD; encoded by the coding sequence ATGTTTGAAAAAGAAATATACATCAAAAGAAGAAGCGAGCTCAGTTCCAAATTTTCATCTGGACTACTCCTATTTTTAGGAAATATTGAAAACCCAATCAATTTTGAGCACAACACCTACCCTTTCCGTCAAGATAGTAGCTTTTTATACTACATGGGGATAAAGAGTCCAAAACTGGCTGCTGTAGTGGATATCGAGGCCGGTGAAACCGTATTGTTCGGCGATGAGATGAGTATCGATGATATCGTATGGATGGGACAGCAGCAGACTCTAAACGAAAAAGCGCAATGGGTAGGCATAACAAGCCTACGCCCATTCCGTGATTTACATCAGTATTTGGAAAAGGCAAAAAAAAATAATAAGCCGGTACATTATCTACCTCCTTACCAGTCACATAATAAATTACTATTACAACAACTGCTCAACCTAGCCATTGATGAAATCAAACCATCAGTTGCTCTAATTCAAGCTGTAGTCTCTCAAAGGAATATCAAAGCAGCAGAAGAGATTGTTGAATTGGAAAAAGCTGTAGATGTAGCAGTGGATATGCATCGTTTAGCTATCAAAATGACCAGACCAGGTATGCATGAATTTGAAATCAGCAATGCCATGCAACATTTTGCTCAAAATAAACAAATGTCCTTATCCTATCCACCAATAGTGACCAAACATGGAGAAATATTGCACAATCATATCCAATACCATAAGATCAAGGCAGGAGATATGCTCCTTAATGACTCAGGAGTTGAAACAGCCTTAGGATATGCTTCGGACTTAACACGTACATTTCCTGTTGGCAAACGCTTTAATCCCTTACAAGAAGAACTATATACTATAGTATTACATGCATTCAAAACGGCAGAAGCAGAATTGGCCCCAGATGTTGCATTCAAAAATATCCACTTGAGAGCCTGTGAAGCTCTAGCCGAAGGATTGATTCAGATTGGGTTTATGAAGGGAAATGCACAAGATGCAGTAGCCAATCATGCCCATTCATTGTTTTTTCAGTGTGGGTTAGGTCACATGCTTGGACTGGATGTACACGATATGGAAGATTTAGGTGAGCAGTATGTAGGATACACCGCAGACGAACCCAAGGACACCGAAACCTTTGGTATAAAATCATTACGATTGGGGAAAAAACTAGAAGTAGGTAATGTTGTTACGGTAGAACCCGGTATTTATATTATTCCAGAACTGATACAATTATGGGGGCAACAAAATCTGCATAGCGATTACATCAATTATGATTTTCTAAGCAAACATCTCGATATTGGCGGTATACGTATCGAAGATGATTATGTCATCCAAGATTCAGGCTACCATCGTTTAGGAAAATACCTAGAAAGGGAAATCCATGAAATTTATGAATTGAAAGACCAAGGAACAGATTAA